One Acetobacteroides hydrogenigenes genomic window carries:
- a CDS encoding dipeptidase yields MKRSFKGIVLLSLGILTGIGAFAQPDDPYFGETCTSILVGKKASADKSVITSHTCDGSYRTWLNVVPAATYPDTAKHLVYKGSLKTESVTDNNGLTLAGSIPQVNQTFAYLNTAYPCLNEKQLAIGETTIVGRKELVNEKGMFNIEELQRIALQRCTSARQAIKLIGELVKQYGYGDWGECITIADKNEVWQFEIFGEGPDRIGGVWAAQRIPDDHVGISANIARIGEIDLSNPNYFMASDNVQEVALRLKLWDGTTPFKFWKAYSQAKKNFTIRDFFVLSSFAPSLNLKFDADEIPFSVKPEKKVSVQDVFALYRTTYEGTFYDMTKNLKVVKTTYKKDGSVEKVDTVLYEGANPWMGRDEAAIYNALKPGSVEFQRTVSVAWCSYSEVIQLRDWLPDEVGGVAWFSFDNPGQSPRLPIYSGNLSLPDSYSICGQHRYREDAAIWSFRKANKLATVKWQKTRKTIETEVAALEAKALAEQPALEEQVKDLVKKGKNKEARELVTRYSNDFSRSAMQRWTELERSFWGLFGRGF; encoded by the coding sequence ATGAAAAGATCATTTAAGGGAATAGTACTTTTATCGCTGGGAATACTAACCGGAATAGGCGCTTTCGCGCAGCCCGACGACCCCTACTTTGGGGAAACCTGCACCAGCATCTTAGTAGGCAAAAAGGCCTCGGCCGACAAGTCGGTAATCACCAGCCACACCTGCGATGGCAGCTACCGCACCTGGCTCAACGTTGTGCCTGCCGCAACCTACCCCGACACCGCTAAGCACCTTGTGTATAAGGGTAGCCTAAAAACCGAGAGCGTAACCGACAATAATGGGCTTACCCTGGCTGGCTCCATACCACAAGTCAATCAAACCTTTGCCTACCTCAACACCGCCTACCCCTGCCTCAACGAGAAGCAGCTGGCCATTGGTGAAACTACTATCGTTGGCCGCAAGGAGCTGGTAAACGAAAAGGGGATGTTCAACATAGAGGAGCTCCAACGCATAGCCCTTCAGCGATGCACCTCGGCCCGTCAAGCCATTAAACTAATTGGGGAGTTGGTTAAGCAGTACGGATATGGAGATTGGGGCGAGTGCATCACCATTGCCGATAAAAATGAGGTTTGGCAATTCGAAATATTTGGCGAAGGTCCCGATCGCATCGGTGGCGTTTGGGCCGCCCAGCGTATCCCCGACGATCACGTGGGCATTTCGGCGAACATTGCCCGCATTGGCGAGATCGACCTAAGCAACCCAAACTACTTTATGGCATCCGACAACGTACAGGAAGTAGCGCTGCGCCTTAAGCTTTGGGATGGCACCACCCCCTTTAAGTTTTGGAAAGCGTATAGCCAAGCGAAAAAGAACTTTACCATACGCGATTTCTTCGTTCTAAGCAGCTTTGCGCCATCGCTCAACCTCAAGTTCGATGCCGACGAAATCCCCTTCTCCGTTAAGCCCGAGAAAAAGGTATCAGTACAGGATGTATTTGCCCTATACCGCACCACCTACGAGGGAACCTTTTACGACATGACCAAAAACCTTAAGGTGGTAAAGACCACCTACAAGAAGGACGGATCGGTAGAAAAGGTGGACACCGTACTCTACGAGGGCGCCAACCCCTGGATGGGACGAGACGAAGCCGCCATTTACAACGCGCTTAAACCTGGTTCGGTAGAGTTTCAACGCACCGTTTCGGTGGCCTGGTGCTCCTACTCCGAGGTTATCCAGCTCCGCGATTGGCTTCCCGACGAAGTTGGCGGCGTAGCTTGGTTCTCGTTCGACAACCCTGGACAAAGCCCCCGCCTGCCCATCTACTCGGGCAACCTGTCGCTACCCGACAGCTACAGCATCTGTGGGCAGCATCGCTACCGCGAAGATGCCGCAATTTGGAGCTTCCGTAAGGCCAACAAGCTGGCCACCGTAAAGTGGCAAAAGACCCGCAAGACTATAGAAACCGAAGTTGCCGCTCTCGAAGCCAAGGCGCTCGCCGAACAGCCAGCCCTTGAGGAGCAGGTAAAGGATTTGGTAAAGAAGGGAAAGAACAAGGAGGCCCGCGAGCTGGTTACCCGCTACTCCAACGACTTTTCCAGAAGCGCCATGCAGCGCTGGACCGAGCTCGAGCGTAGCTTCTGGGGCCTATTCGGCAGAGGATTCTAA
- a CDS encoding NigD1/NigD2 family lipoprotein, whose amino-acid sequence MKKIFLLLTIIGAMSLASCDNDNECSLSNYWVEMGTIQKVSPNAQPFFILLDNGDKVWPAVTNFPTYNPKEGQRIIAGYSILTNGSNDYNHDIKLYDVYEVLTKPVVTLTEANADSIGNDPMIITNAWIASGYLNIEFRFFGYNKRHMVNLVKSDLFLSTPEAANLQFRQNAYNDEARYQMSGIVSFNIASLQVEGATNRKIMLTYSDPNGESRTIELKYDWSGASPTTSPITSSKKDYSAVK is encoded by the coding sequence ATGAAAAAGATTTTTCTACTTCTAACCATAATTGGAGCAATGTCGTTGGCAAGCTGCGATAACGACAACGAATGCTCGTTAAGCAACTACTGGGTTGAAATGGGAACCATACAGAAGGTGTCTCCCAATGCACAGCCATTCTTCATACTGTTGGATAATGGCGATAAGGTTTGGCCAGCAGTAACAAATTTCCCCACTTACAATCCAAAGGAGGGGCAGCGTATTATTGCCGGCTACTCCATTCTAACAAATGGATCAAACGACTACAACCACGACATTAAGCTATACGACGTTTACGAGGTACTAACGAAGCCGGTAGTTACGCTCACAGAAGCCAATGCCGACAGCATAGGTAACGATCCGATGATAATTACCAACGCCTGGATTGCTTCGGGCTACCTAAACATCGAGTTTCGATTCTTTGGGTACAACAAGCGCCATATGGTAAATCTGGTAAAGAGCGACTTGTTCCTAAGCACTCCCGAAGCAGCCAACCTTCAATTCCGCCAGAATGCCTACAACGACGAAGCGCGATACCAGATGTCAGGAATCGTATCGTTCAACATTGCATCGTTGCAGGTAGAGGGTGCAACCAATCGAAAGATCATGCTTACCTATAGCGACCCAAACGGTGAAAGTAGAACTATAGAGCTTAAGTATGACTGGTCAGGGGCTAGCCCAACAACCAGCCCAATTACCTCCAGCAAAAAAGATTACTCCGCGGTTAAATAA
- the pepT gene encoding peptidase T, producing the protein MSENILDKFLRYVAVDTEADPESKSYPSTEKQRVLGYMLEDELKTIGLSNVDVDEHGYVTATLPSNTDKKVPTIFFMAHMDTSPDMPGKEIKPQIVANYDGNDIILNKETGITLKVADFPELKNYVGQTIITTDGTTLLGADDKAGIAAIMSAMEYLVEHPEIKHGDIRVAFSHDEEIGCGVDYFNVEKFNADFGYTIDGGAIGELEFENFNAAGATVKIQGCNIHPGYAKDKMLNAILIGQEFNAMLPVNQRPEYTTGYEGFFHITKFEGTVEHATFQYIVRDHDRTKFEAKKIEMQRIAEFMNQRYGAGTVTVELKDQYYNMREKVEPHYHIVENAIKAMEMADVKPHVMPIRGGTDGARLSFMGLPCPNIFAGGHNFHGKFEYVPLESIVKAKEVIVNIASLYAQ; encoded by the coding sequence ATGTCAGAAAATATCTTAGACAAATTTTTGAGGTACGTTGCGGTAGATACCGAAGCAGACCCCGAATCGAAATCATACCCCAGCACAGAAAAGCAACGCGTGTTGGGATACATGCTCGAAGACGAGCTTAAGACTATTGGCCTTTCCAATGTTGATGTAGACGAGCACGGCTACGTTACCGCAACGCTTCCATCAAACACCGACAAGAAGGTGCCTACCATCTTCTTCATGGCGCACATGGATACCAGTCCAGACATGCCCGGAAAGGAGATTAAGCCACAGATTGTAGCCAACTACGATGGCAACGATATCATCCTAAACAAGGAAACCGGAATTACCCTAAAGGTTGCCGACTTCCCAGAGCTGAAGAATTACGTTGGTCAAACCATCATCACCACAGATGGAACCACCCTTCTTGGTGCCGACGACAAGGCCGGTATTGCCGCAATCATGTCGGCAATGGAGTACCTTGTAGAGCATCCCGAGATTAAGCATGGCGATATCCGCGTGGCCTTCTCGCACGACGAGGAGATTGGATGTGGTGTAGACTACTTCAACGTAGAAAAGTTTAACGCCGACTTTGGCTATACCATAGATGGCGGAGCCATTGGCGAGCTGGAGTTCGAGAACTTCAATGCAGCTGGTGCTACCGTAAAGATTCAGGGATGCAACATCCACCCCGGATACGCCAAGGATAAGATGCTAAACGCCATCCTAATCGGACAGGAGTTTAACGCTATGCTTCCGGTAAACCAACGCCCAGAGTACACTACCGGATACGAAGGCTTCTTCCACATCACCAAGTTCGAGGGAACCGTCGAGCATGCCACCTTCCAGTACATCGTCCGCGACCACGACAGAACCAAGTTTGAGGCAAAGAAGATAGAGATGCAGCGCATCGCCGAATTCATGAACCAGCGCTATGGAGCAGGAACCGTTACCGTAGAGCTAAAGGATCAGTACTACAACATGCGCGAAAAGGTAGAACCTCACTACCATATCGTGGAGAATGCGATAAAGGCAATGGAGATGGCCGATGTGAAACCTCACGTAATGCCAATCCGCGGTGGTACCGATGGTGCTCGCCTATCGTTCATGGGGCTACCCTGCCCCAACATCTTTGCAGGCGGGCACAACTTCCACGGAAAATTTGAGTACGTTCCTCTAGAATCTATTGTAAAAGCAAAAGAAGTTATTGTTAATATTGCGTCGCTTTACGCACAGTAA
- a CDS encoding OPT family oligopeptide transporter has translation MHSNPEEKPIGLPENAYRDLKEGEAYEPILSPKKTYPEVTTYSLLIGLVMAVIFSAAAAYLGLKVGQVFEAAIPIAIIAVGLSTVTGRKNSLGENVIIQSIGASSGVIVAGAIFTLPALYILQAKYPQLSVHFFQVFLSSLFGGVLGILFLIPFRKFFVSDQHGKYPFPEATATTEVLVSGAKGGNQAKVLVLAGLVGGLYDFIVATFGAWSEVVTTRIIPAGAELADKAKMVFKVNVGSALLGLGYIIGLKYAAIICAGSFVAWFVLIPMISYFADGQTIAVGANVVKLLGQMTPEEIFRAYVRNIGIGGIAMAGIIGIIRSSGIIKNAIGLAAKELGGKHAVDKNVARTQRDLSMKFIALGTIVGAILIFIFFQFGVVHNLTYALVGLAIVMVIAFLFTTVAANAIAIVGTNPVSGMTLMTLIISSGILVSVGLKGTEGMAAALVIGGVVCTALSMAGGFITDLKIGYWIGTTPRKQETFKFLGTLVSAATVGGVIMVLNKTYGFSGEGALVAPQANAMAAVIEPMMSGQPAPWILYGAGAMLALILTMIGVPALAFALGMFIPLELNTPLLIGGIVAHIVATRSKNSSVNKARKERGTLIASGFIAGGALMGVVSAIIRFLGANLTFTEWAESNGAQILAVVMYAAIIGYFIWDSLRAKPEEE, from the coding sequence GTCGCCTAAGAAAACGTATCCCGAAGTAACCACCTACTCGTTACTTATCGGTTTAGTTATGGCCGTTATCTTTTCGGCAGCAGCAGCCTACCTAGGCCTAAAAGTTGGGCAGGTATTTGAGGCCGCCATTCCTATTGCCATTATTGCGGTTGGTCTCTCAACCGTTACCGGCCGTAAGAACTCGTTGGGCGAGAACGTCATCATCCAGTCGATTGGCGCCAGCTCGGGCGTAATTGTTGCAGGGGCCATCTTTACGCTACCTGCGCTTTACATCCTTCAGGCAAAGTACCCACAGCTGTCGGTGCACTTTTTTCAGGTGTTCCTTTCGTCGCTGTTTGGGGGTGTTCTTGGAATTCTATTCCTGATTCCCTTCCGTAAGTTCTTTGTGTCAGACCAGCACGGCAAGTATCCTTTCCCAGAGGCAACCGCAACAACCGAGGTGCTGGTGTCGGGTGCAAAAGGTGGCAATCAGGCCAAGGTTCTTGTTCTTGCCGGCTTAGTTGGAGGTCTTTACGACTTTATAGTGGCAACCTTTGGCGCATGGAGCGAGGTGGTAACCACCCGCATTATCCCTGCTGGTGCCGAGCTGGCCGATAAGGCAAAGATGGTATTTAAGGTGAACGTTGGCTCGGCGCTTCTTGGTCTTGGCTACATCATCGGACTTAAGTATGCCGCCATTATCTGCGCCGGATCGTTTGTAGCCTGGTTCGTGCTTATTCCTATGATCTCGTACTTTGCCGATGGGCAAACCATTGCCGTTGGAGCCAACGTCGTGAAGCTTCTTGGACAAATGACTCCAGAAGAGATCTTCCGCGCATACGTTCGCAATATCGGTATTGGCGGCATTGCCATGGCCGGTATCATTGGGATAATTCGTTCATCGGGCATCATCAAAAATGCCATTGGACTTGCCGCAAAGGAACTTGGTGGAAAGCATGCTGTAGATAAAAACGTTGCCCGCACCCAGCGCGATCTATCAATGAAGTTTATTGCACTTGGGACCATAGTTGGGGCAATCCTCATATTCATATTCTTCCAGTTTGGCGTGGTACATAACCTAACCTATGCACTGGTTGGCTTAGCCATCGTAATGGTTATCGCATTCCTATTTACCACCGTTGCGGCTAACGCCATTGCCATTGTGGGCACCAACCCTGTATCGGGTATGACCCTTATGACCCTTATCATCTCATCCGGCATTCTTGTTTCGGTTGGATTAAAGGGAACCGAGGGAATGGCTGCTGCGCTGGTTATTGGCGGTGTAGTTTGTACGGCGCTATCGATGGCAGGGGGCTTTATCACCGACCTAAAGATCGGATACTGGATTGGAACGACTCCCCGCAAGCAGGAGACCTTTAAGTTCCTCGGAACGCTAGTTTCGGCAGCAACCGTTGGCGGCGTGATTATGGTTCTTAATAAGACCTACGGATTCTCGGGCGAAGGTGCGCTTGTTGCCCCACAGGCTAACGCAATGGCAGCAGTAATCGAGCCTATGATGTCGGGTCAGCCAGCACCATGGATTCTTTACGGAGCAGGCGCTATGCTAGCGCTTATCCTAACCATGATTGGTGTTCCTGCACTGGCATTTGCCTTGGGTATGTTTATCCCGCTCGAATTAAATACCCCATTGCTAATTGGTGGTATTGTTGCCCATATCGTAGCAACCCGTTCGAAAAATTCAAGCGTGAATAAGGCTCGCAAGGAACGTGGAACCCTTATTGCATCGGGCTTTATTGCCGGTGGTGCGCTTATGGGCGTTGTTAGTGCTATCATCCGATTCCTTGGTGCCAACCTAACCTTTACCGAATGGGCCGAAAGTAACGGAGCACAAATCCTTGCAGTTGTAATGTACGCCGCTATTATCGGCTACTTTATTTGGGATTCGCTGCGCGCTAAGCCCGAAGAGGAGTAA